A single genomic interval of Nerophis ophidion isolate RoL-2023_Sa linkage group LG11, RoL_Noph_v1.0, whole genome shotgun sequence harbors:
- the preb gene encoding prolactin regulatory element-binding protein, with the protein MGKRKVPDLYRAPFPLYSIKVDPKTGLVILAGGGGASKTGIKNAVHFLEVQLLGENQHSASLLHSHDTDTRATMNLALGDGVIAAGQDGRCALMKFDSAQKGASSLAANEVNNMPQGGARQRAGRKSKGAQADEDTSHTKDETPHISVTGITELQSDENPQDPLQKVVRFSPDLSLLLTGGTDGHIRVWEFPSLKKKLDFQAHKGEIEDLDVSQENKHLVTVGRDFACSVWSNNQLLTTLKWHQTMPQMAEKTYRYMACRFGKVEDQKDALRLYTVQIPHKRERKPPPCYLTKWDGKSFLPMLTAPCGAEVISSLAISDSGTFLGLGTVTGSVAIYIAFSLQRLYYVHESHGIVVTDLAFLPDTLKGCDMRGKIETAMFSVAVDSRCQLHAVPNPRTFPIWLVFLVCGLLVVGIVLLLQHFFPGLF; encoded by the exons ATGGGCAAACGGAAGGTACCAGATCTCTACAGAGCCCCCTTTCCTCTCTACTCCATTAAAGTGGACCCCAAAACCGGGCTGGTGATCTTGGCAGGAGGAGGAGGGGCTTCCAAGACTGGCATCAAGAATGCTGTG CACTTCCTGGAGGTGCAGCTGCTCGGGGAGAACCAGCACAGTGCCAGCCTGCTTCACTCCCACGACACGGACACCCGCGCCACCATGAACCTGGCCCTGGGCGACGGCGTGATTGCGGCGGGGCAGGACGGACGCTGCGCTCTGATGAAGTTTGACTCCGCGCAGAAGGGTGCGAGCAGCCTTGCTGCTAATGAAG TGAACAACATGCCGCAAGGCGGTGCCAGGCAACGAGCCGGCAGAAAGAGCAAAGGTGCTCAGGCCGACGAGGATACGTCACATACGAAAGATGAGACGCCACACATATCTGTGACAGGGATAACTGAACTGCAGTCAGACGAGAACCCTCAGGACCCCCTCCAAAAGGTGGTCCGATTTAGTCCCGACCTGAGCCTGCTCCTCACTGGAGGCACAGACGGACACATCAGAGTCTGGGAG tttccatcCCTGAAGAAAAAACTGGACTTCCAAGCACACAAAGGGGAAATAGAAGACCTGGATGTTAGCCAAGAAAACAAG CACCTGGTGACGGTTGGCAGAGACTTtgcttgcagcgtgtggagcaacAACCAACTGCTCACCACTCTTAAGTGGCATCAAACCATGCCTCAAATGGCTGAAAAGACCTACCGCTATATGGCTTGCAG GTTTGGCAAGGTAGAAGACCAAAAAGATGCTCTGAGGCTTTACACGGTTCAGATCCCCCATAAGCGAGAGCGCAAACCTCCACCTTGCTACCTGACCAAGTGGGACGGCAAGAGCTTCCTGCCAATGCTGACTGCTCCCTGCGGGGCTGAGGTCATCTCCAGCCTGGCCATCAG TGACTCAGGAACATTTCTTGGACTTGGAACTGTGACAGGATCGGTGGCAATCTACATCGCTTTCTCCCTTCAG AGGTTATACTACGTGCACGAGTCCCATGGCATCGTGGTGACAGACCTGGCCTTCCTTCCCGACACCTTGAAAGGCTGCGATATGAGAGGCAAGATAGAAACGGCCATGTTCAGCGTTGCTGTGGACAGTCGCTGTCAACTCCACGCTGTTCCTAACCCCA GAACATTTCCCATCTGGCTGGTCTTCTTGGTCTGTGGCCTGCTGGTGGTGGGGATAGTTCTGCTTCTTCAGCACTTCTTCCCGGGGCTCTTTTAA